Within Wyeomyia smithii strain HCP4-BCI-WySm-NY-G18 chromosome 2, ASM2978416v1, whole genome shotgun sequence, the genomic segment ACTCGAACCTGCGACGCCTGGCttgaccagcatcgtacctcgaaaccagctAGGAGGGCTATACTATAATATAGATTATAATAACATTAAGATGAAAAACCTTGAAGTAGATGAAAAAAGCTCACAATTTTAAGCTCGCGTACAACTGTGGATTGGCTATAAGCGATCTCTGAAAATCCTGAGGTTAATGGTCGACGACAAattcacgttcgggagccacgtagAGTACGCCTATAAACGGGCCTCAATAGATATTGAATAGATGTGAACTAAAGTGCTAGGTATTAGCAGACAACAAGGTGAGCTGGCAAGTACCTATAGACTTGTTTGAAGGTCGCGAGTGTGTATCGCCTTGATGCAATATGCATCCTGGTTGGATGTTGCTTATCAGCATCAAGGATTAAGGATAAAAAAGTACGACGTGGAGTAGTTGATACAAGGGGTACGAAGAATCATAAGGTGATGACCCAAGTGGCAGCGGGAATGATCCGATTCCACGGTGGGTAAATGGACCAAAATAACCAAATGTTCTGATGCAAGTAGATTTTCAGCTATATCAGCCAAACTAAAGATCTGGAATAGGACTCAATTTAGCTTATTTTCAAATAACTAATCGCACTCTAATTGAACTCCGAGAAGCACGCAAAGCACCTttgaaacaaaactaaaaagttCACGAGAAGTTCGCTCGGGTCGCTTTACAGAACGTTGTTcagcttaaaaaaaaactttgaaaaaactgaaaactaaGAACACAAATTTCCCTCTTCTCTGTAACTATAATAGCATTCTTGTAGGTGGTAATCCATGGTTAAGCGTACTTTCAAATTTATTCTCGCAACATACCACAGCTTTCGAGCTCGAGTCCTGGCCCCTTTGAAACCTGGATCCATACCACTGTTCAATTTCCGCATTATGATTTGAACCTCCTAATTCAGAAAAAGTATATGCAAAactcaatgtgaacctaaatttgatcatttttccaGTTTGTTTCAATTTTGCAGCTTCAGCAGCAGGTGGAATAACGAAGAAACTtgattttctacaaaaaaaatatgctttcGAAATTATGTGATACCGCAGCTTTGACTCTGAAAATTAGGTTATTGACCTAGATTTCTTTGGCCCCAGTAAAACAAATTCTAGTCGATACTTGTAATGTCTCACTTGAAATACAGCCGCTATCAACAGTTCCCAACAAAGCTTTCATTATAGCATTTGGTATgatacttttttatttctttcaagAAACTCGTGATCCTTCACTCCATGCTAAGAAATTagttttttatctatttcaCTAGTGAAACTGATTCTTGATACCAATTCCAATACAGTCTATAATAAAGCTGCCGTCATCTTGCTCAGATATTGTGAATTTGGCCTGTAAATATGCGTGGGTCAGTTAGGATATTTGGACTTCACAAAACTCACATTAGTCATTAGTTTTGCCACATAAATTGCAGTTTGTGTATGTAACGTCAATGGTTCCGTTTTAATTCTGCTATGGCCTTCTGCAAGCGCCATTAGCACGACCAGCATGTCCTGGACATGGCGATCAACACACGCTCGTGAATTATAAGCAGAGGTGATTGCGCTAGCGGCTTCTTGGCCTATCAAGAAAGAGTCTTTTTGGCGATTGCCTAGTGCTGCTCCTCctattatcgatccagtgcttGTTTCGATGCCCAATCTGGAAAGATGGTTAACTTTCttgtgtagtgtttttttttattcaaacagTACTTTATTTTAATTAAATCATCGATTGGTTAAATGATATCTACGCAGTCTTAGCTTAAAAATTGTTGTTCCGGAAACGTAAAAATGAAAAGATATAGTACCATATTTACCTATTAAAATAGAATGATTCTCTAACTTGTACTCACATAATTCCAGAACAATTGTCTGTAGCTATATCCACACTTTCCTGATATTCTTCTATATCTATATTTTCCTTGCAAATGTGTATCAATTCATTCTTGGCTCCACTAGCTAACTGATTAGCAACCTGTTAAAAAGTCAAATTACATTTGCCTAttctgaaatatttttatttacaaatatgTACTCTAACTGGGACGGCACCGGAAACAAAACTCCAGCCGAAGCAGCGACTAATTGATCCGACCTCTACCAAAGTCACAGATTTCAATGATCGGATCGTTCTCACTTTTACTATGCAGTGTCCACCTCCCCTTGGAAAATAACCTCGTCGAAGCAGATCAAAATCGAACGTGGCACCAAACTTTTCCATGTTGGGTCGAAATATCTCTGTCATGAAATCCACTTGCGGGGCCATATCTACGTTAGTACCTCCTTTGAGATCTAACGTAATTGGTCCAGCTCCAAAAATTGCTACTGGAAGCGCAGCTTGCATTAACAGACTAACGCTACCGGCTGTTTGCACATGAGCTATAAACGTTCCTTGGCCAATTTCTCCAGGATAGAATTCAATTTCCATTGATCCAATCTTTAAACCTTTTACCCGCGCTCTGCACATATCTCTTAGCAGTTCTATACCTTTGGTGTGCTGAGCCATTAATCCTGGTTTTTTTCTCCCTCCGCGAATATTGTATATTCTAATCGGCTTTTTACATAGTATACTGAAACAAAGCGCCATTCGCAAAATTTGACCACCCTAAAACAATTTAAGCATTGAAAACATATTCTCGGAACTATTTTGTTGTAGAGAGTACCCCTTCATGCAAACTTCCGTCTATATTTAAAGTTTGGGACATTTTTATTCACGATCTCTATCAATAATATCTTAAATTACTGCTCTTTTTCTAAACTTGCATAAATGACATTATTATTTACATATGCAATGCACTGTTCATATTTTTTGCTTTAAACTGAGTAAGATATCACTCACTTTTGGTAAAAGAAGCTGTACCAGGGGAGTGTAAACGTCAAAAATTTGCCTTCCAATCAAAATTTTGGTTTCACATTAACAGGAGGTAGAAGTGACTGTCAAACACCCATATACTAAAACAGTGTACCCGGCTCCGGCATCGTCATTAGTTTTGAATGGAGTCAAGGTTGAATTTCAGTTCACAGATTAATcatagactaacagacgtaacattgGAAcccagctccatcgccacatAAAAACGGtcgtttcaaattttcaatcgaataatcGTCATCGCGCGATAACaacgtctggggcgctgtcattcaatctcatacatattttgtagttcctaaTATGACGCATGCAtgtacgctagcgctgatgttgaaatacaagacgcagcacgaacacggcagcagatggtgctacacacttaactgcataatgttttctcggtagagtaaaataccgaactacttgaaaacattttcgtttaccgttgttccgtaacaaaattactgagaaatcggaaaccgactgtgtttaccggaataccgtaaatttgtttgccgaaaaaatccgtaaaacagaaaatttccGAGTtaagtaaactaaaatacctaatctcggaagcttgacatcatttaaccgagattacgttgaattaaaaaagctcttaccgagattccgaaaaatagaactgtcaaaataacgaaagcttcaccacagacagacgtccaagcaagaacaacattgatcgaaaattctgtgtaaattttcaaagagaattgcgttataaatcacttgtacactagtgccgctacatacataagacatacgtaacactggcattttttctggtacacgttgccccatagtactccgtacctcgtcctgtccaactgctcgacaaataatgaacaaaatgaatttttttctcggtttcatcgagccccaaagaaaatcccataaggaactgccaaaaagttgtttacaaaatcaatgcagcatttttcgagtgggaacgagacaaatgcagggctgcgcaggtacactgccttcgaaaacaactcaaacagtgattttattcagagtgtggtaccgttcgagtagttcattttgtaccaatctttttgaaagatttcttcctaagtgttacgtatgtcttatgtatgtggtatggtaccattcgagtagttcattttaccaacttttttttagaagattgcctcctgagtgttacgtatgtcttatgtatgtgataatacactaacgactgctgtcttgtggtgcctttgcactgcataaatattgctgtatcgatattttatcgatatcagtgcttggtttgtcaCACATAACGGAAGCATTACCACTCACGGTTAAATGACGGTTACAAGTTTTTATACATCCTTTGAAAAGCAGAtaaacgtctgttctctgtggtctAAATCACACCCTCAGCCTATGttcatacattgcctactttatagcttaaaatgtaagtcataggaCAAAGAATGTAATTAGCTGATGAATTAAATATAATAGTTATCTAgctattttttttcgatttttcgagcagtttcagatatttttcaaaaacatctagcATCTCTGTCATGAATAAAGTTTGGTACAAGGATAGCGGTTGTGAAGATTTGACTTTTATAGCCCGTGTACAGATTTTTATTGTTTCGCAGATaatcacagtttttctatagtttctgcagatttttttttcaagcagtAGCTgacatttttcggaaaaatctggcatctctggtttgGTATAGCTTGTTTATAGGGTTgtcgatattaaaaataaaatatcgatattcgttttatcgatattaaaaGCGGCATCGATATTGAAATCGATATTGCGTGttgatatcgatattttatcgatattttccttcatatattttttgcttGGATTTTAGTTAGGCCTGAAACAAACTGAACGCCgacgtgagcgatcgggcgagattcttgccgaaggtaaataaacagccgtgagtagagttgttcattaaGCTACAgcgagaatctcacccgatcggtcgcgttggtgttcagcatgtttcatgccttaagcaggtattagacgaagcaaatatttgctattttttaatacagattttattttgtgcaaataaaaatcgtaccaaaaatagcaaatattttcgtcgtctaatacctgctttagtattgcatattccggcgaagggtttgctatttcatctcgtccgttaggacagcgggccgtttgctgatcgctttacgcaaggtgcattttccaatcagattaaaccgacgtttcgtgagccgcgtctcctaatcgtcactgatccattgactaatcagcagccagttactgaagcatcctacctggaaattcgctctatacatgctgtcaataaaaaaagaaaaatggcaaccatatttctgtcgaactgcttacattttccatctagcacttattgattctaataccaacaattctggtacctactttttagttggtttgccccaaaatagctgaaatagagtaaacgtcctttaATTTCTATTGACcttttttcgaataaatatatttatcaatggaAAACCCAGCCTTAaccagggtggccacccaaccgagaaaaccgggaaaaaacctggaattgtttggaaccgggaaaaaaccgggaatttcactgaatattacaagccggggtgagattgtcagctatctcatggcgatcactaaAATTCTTCGaataagttttcttgaaaacgaCCAAggtcttctgacccggaagagatggctgacaggtcacgggctggatggcacaatctcaccccggctgccagtatattcaactcatttctcacagtgcttatatcagttttgtttttattcatctttctcttgGAAACTAACTTGACCACGGTAAGCTCCCCGGAATTAGCAGTGAAACggctcgaattttgcctagagcaaatggttcacgAAGATAATCTCACGGGAACTGTAGTTGACAGAtttcgccaagaatactcacaactgttgggtatgcattcgacggagacattgctgacttcctaccgcCGTAGTGAAAAACGCCTTGAAACTTtctgtagagatctgatagctgaTTTAGGCAAGAAACGTCCTAACTTGACCGTGTTTATTATGGAGATTTTGATCCAGCGATTGGTGTACGATGCAGTACAGGATGCCGGTGGTGAAGACGAAATTGATATCACCAAGTCGTTAATCTATTACGCTCGCGTTTCACATAGCCgatatattgaattgttgaagacaaagaagaaggagaattcagatcaagatgaagaagccagaaagaagaatgccacggcccgtgctcttgaagctaatgtgtttaagtgtaattcttttatatattgaatcttcggtggttgaggtaaaaacggttcctacaaacttaatttggcctaggagtccccggtaatgagtattatatgcgttgtttataagttttaaaaattctacgcccctgcgagcggccttccggcagttaaccggaacattcgccatggcggacgaaaacctgcgtgcaggcatgttttcaagctttttctgtgttttttattaattcctcctccgttttcgcgacaaaattgttggaatagatcttgcacttcaagtttgcccagaaattctccatctcctccaaagatcgcttcgagtagtgggctgacgccaaatctggccagaacaccgtgtcttcgcccttatggtatttcttgataaacgacacaacttctggcaggcacttcgtactggaaatttcctcgttcacggccagcccggagcaaaagaagagcaacattgacatccctttctcgctgattgtcagccacagccgcaccttcttggggaacttggtctgtgaaatatacttcacctcggtgctcactttcttcgtaggggaggtaaaatacaaagtgccctactaatcgttgtcatctagggttagaaaggtctcgtcgtccatcaccactgtcacatcgcgatttgccagggaaatcgacttgaccatcttaaacctctgtcgctgcgtcattgcctgcagctccgagactagcaccagtggacgggactgctgcttcctgacatgtatgcccatgttttccaacaactttttcactgttttaccgcatgcaccaacctcccgaccaagtgcacgcagtaatttagccacttttccctcggtttccctcttcagcatcctttgaagcttcttgtcgttcagggtcgttggccgtccagaaCTGGGCTTTGTTCCGATgctttgattgttgtccaattgtgtcaagatattgtagatgccggaacggcatACCAGGCGTCTACAAAtggccgcacgatgtccgtttttgacgtggcggggtaccattttttttaccgcaaacgttatcctcttgaaaaagatgacgtccgtcacatttttcgaatttctgcaACAATATTTCTGGATTATAATAAGCCTGAACACGCTtaaaaagtgactatattagaatgtaattcgataatgggatgtaaatcgacagtcacgcttttttaacccttaactgtatgaaaaaatgcataattctgaagtacaaataaccgacaaaaatatttgaacgaaccgggaaaaaccgggaaaaaaaccgggaatttaatttcgagttttgagtGTCACCCTgcttaacgtttgttttcagtataatgtgcacttttaatgaatatcttatattgtgtgtaagcattttaaatttaattttgatgccatgatgaatttatgatcggtaggcaaaattttgccggtagcactcccctgatggcaaccgagaatatcggacagcaatatcgagtcgcaatatcgaaatatcgataataccaaatgcgccaatatcggtcaaaaatattgatattgtgacgagtaaatatcgataatatcaaatatcgataaaatatcaacaaCCCTATAGGGATGGGAAACATCGactaaaatggctatcgataactatcgataaatTTCCTACTGTCATCGAtagctatcgataattatcgatagtttgacAGCTAGAACCAGctaaagaaaaacaacaaagtgtTGCTTCCGTTGTGGAcagaaacaatatttaaaagtttattcacACACATAATTCGCACTCATGCGAAATCACGTCGTTGTCCGCACAAGTTAGAGTGAGCGAAAATGATTATCTgtcaattttctaacaattttaaacaGGATTTCGTGTGAGAGCAAACAAGCATCGAAGTCTTTCAACAATGGCAAagccaattttattttttcagtcctggcatcattgtggagtatGAGTGCCAATGAgaggaaaatatcaataactatcgataacgctgaaagcttaacgattctatcgatagccggccgctatcgatactatcgataattatcgataggtttcccatccctaCAACCCTACTTGTTTAGCTTATTCACCTTTACGAAATTGACAAAATAGGAACGCTTGCTTAACCTGCTGTCATCGTTGTCATTTATTCACCATTTTTTATCGCGACGTATCGTGACTCAAACAAATCATTAGCCATTTATTAAACTGTGATTACTAATATCGCAACGAAAAAGTAAGTAAACTTCTGATGAAATTATGTCTTTAGTCGTGCCAATCCAGTGATTCACAGATAAGAGTTTCCTACACTTGTTTGCTTTTTGAGTaggtagcattttttttttaaactacgtGCGAGTCATCTcgcacaaattttttttttgtcaaacctaaaaataatttttatgtgAAAATCTAGCTTTTCTTCTAAAATCATCTGTTTAGTTGTGTTAATAGtagaacaattttcattaggcatttgcttttttttaattttaacagTAAGCCGCGTGCATTATTGATCTACGAAACAACATTAACATGGCCAATAAAATCGAAGAAATACGGACATCGATCGAGGCATCGCTGAAGGATGGTTCAAAGCCCTGGACAAAAGCATTTAAACTAGCGGAAGAGAAGTCCGGCGTACCAAGGATGTACATATTCTTGGGTAAGTGAGAACACTACAACCGGTACGAAATGCAGCAATTTGAGGTTAGCAGCTTTTGATGTAGCTTTATAAATGTAAACATATTTCACCTGTTTGATTGCTATGTATTCCGTTCGGCTTCAAGATTTCATCTTGTATCTTACTCCAATTTCAAACTTATACAAAAATTTGAAGTAAGGTACCTACCTACAaacgttttgtttgttttgatagTGCAAAAGCTTTTCACTAAAAAAAGACAACATAGGTacatatcgatatattttttctaaccgGTTTCAaaactaacatttttttttggaagaattCATTGTGTCCTCCCAGCTGTCCTTGTGGTatgatgctggcccaacaagcatgtacgagtctcggctcgggagacaTTATTGGTGTCAGTAGAATAGTAGCgctctagccccgcaattgtcttaTACACTAAACAAATTGAAGGTCGAGTTTTGAATGGAAATGTGTAGCATAGAACCAGGGTAAGGTTTTGCTGATTGTTTTCAAGGTGAAAATTATATATTTCTCATGTATCATTTTATGCATTCAATGATTGAAACTCTTCTTCAGCAAACAAAACCACCAGATGTTACTTATTTTCACTGAGACGGTTGTCGGTATGGAGTTTCTTTATGCCAAATATCTTGAAAATAAATGGAACGTCGGGATCTGGTATTATctccaaaaaaatgaaaaaaaaattgactttc encodes:
- the LOC129721549 gene encoding RNA 3'-terminal phosphate cyclase, whose product is MSQTLNIDGSLHEGGGQILRMALCFSILCKKPIRIYNIRGGRKKPGLMAQHTKGIELLRDMCRARVKGLKIGSMEIEFYPGEIGQGTFIAHVQTAGSVSLLMQAALPVAIFGAGPITLDLKGGTNVDMAPQVDFMTEIFRPNMEKFGATFDFDLLRRGYFPRGGGHCIVKVRTIRSLKSVTLVEVGSISRCFGWSFVSGAVPVRVANQLASGAKNELIHICKENIDIEEYQESVDIATDNCSGIILGIETSTGSIIGGAALGNRQKDSFLIGQEAASAITSAYNSRACVDRHVQDMLVVLMALAEGHSRIKTEPLTLHTQTAIYVAKLMTNAKFTISEQDDGSFIIDCIGIGIKNQFH